TGCTTCTAGAACGGCATTAGCACGGTTGATGACTCGGATATCAGGGGATTTTTACGAACTCCAAATCTCCAACTCCCTGGACCAGTTCCGGCTTTGAAAATCTCCGAGGGAGTGGCGCATCTAAATCTGCTAGTACTAGATTCAACGTGCTCGTTTCATCTGGTTTCTTTAGTTTTTCCCTTCTAGTTTAATTTACACCCAATTTATTTAGAACTCCTCAGGTTTAAACGCtcggtttctttcttcacatccCTGTCGTTCTGAACCCATCCTTTCCAGAGACTACGATTGTTCTTGATGCGCAAATAATTGCGCCGTTGTCTCCAATATGGTCTCGCTCAACAGCCTCAAAGGTGGCCCCCAAGTCTCAACCACATATGGCGATGAAGCGGCGCAAGGAGGTCATTTTGTGCCCGCCAAATACCGGGGTACCGTGAAGGACCAGGCAGACATGAGTGCTCTAGGCAGAGAGCAGGTGTTACGTGTATGTCttttgttggccttgatcgAACTTGCAGTTTGTCGCTTACTTTATGGAAGAGGAATTTCCGGTTTATCTCTATTGTCGGTTTTGGTTGCACATTGATCGCAACATGGGAGGTTATCTTGACGTACGTCTCTTGAGTATTGAAAGCCTTACTCATCTGTATATTGACTATACCCTATAGACTGCTCGAGCAAGGTTTGACCGATGGAGGTACCGCTGGCCTGATCTGGGGTTTCCTTATCGTCGCGTGTGGGTTTCTGCTTGTTTTTCTCAGTTTGGCTGAAATGGCTTCGATGTAATTGTCCCCCGACCTTCGTCTACTTCACTGGTGCTTATTGATATACGCAGGGCCCCGACATCTGGAGGTCAATACCATTGGGTATCAGAATTCGCACCCCGTAGCTGCCAGAAATTCTTGAGCTACATCACCGGTAAGGAATATTTGCTCCACAGATCACGGACGATATGACTTATTCGCATAACTAGGCTGGCTGTGTGCTATGGGCTGGCAATGTGCCATTGTCTCAATTGCCTTCCTTGCGGGAACTATTATTCAGGGTCTCATCGTGCTTAACCATGAGGATTATGTCTTTGAGCGCTGGCATGGAACGCTGTTGGTGATTGCCATCACCTTCTTCGGAATCTTGTTCAATACCTTCCTGGCCAAGAAACTGCCTTTCGTCGAAGTCCTGATTCTTATCCTCCATGTTGTTGGGCTTTTTGCCATTATCATCCCTCTCTGGGTTCTGGCTCCTCGCAGAAGCGCCCAGCAGGTCTTCACGGAGTTTAACAACGGTGGTGGATGGAACAGCGCTGGGACAGCAACGCTAGTTGGATTTTCCACTACTATCACCGCCCTAATTGGATATGACTGCGCCGTGCATATGTGTAAGTGAACCATTTTCTCGTTGGGCTTGAGAGATCGGCTAATATGGTTAAATGTATCCAGCCGAAGAGATCAAAGACGCATCAGAGACTCTCCCAAAGGCTATGATCACTTCCGTTCTGATCAATGACTGCGCGGGATTTCTCATGCTGGTGACGATCTGCTTCACCTTGGGTGATATCGACGAGGTCCTCGCAACCCCCACCGGCTACCCATTTATTCAAGTGTTCTATAATGCCACCAATAGTCTTCCCGGCACGAACACCATGACCGCGATCTTGGTTCTTACGCTCACCGCGAGTACAATCACGGAATTGGCCACGGCCTCTCGGCAGCTTTGGTCTTTTGCCCGAGATGGCGGTCTTCCATTTTCCGGGTTTTTTGGATACGTAAGTGGAATCGCCCCCTCTGGTGGCAGCCTCAGGCCATCGATGCTGATCTATATAGGTTACTCCGGGGTGGAACATTCCGCTTAATGCGGTGATGGTCTCTCTTATGGTAACAGTTCTCCTGTCGTTGATCAACATCGGTTCGACAACAGCCCTTTTGGCTATCGTCACCTTGACGATCGGGTCGCTTATGTCTTCATACGTTATTACGATTGGGTGCGTGCTGCTCAAGCGGATCCGTGGCGAGCCCCTTCCACCTCGCCGGTGGAGCCTGGGTCGATTTGGAATGGCCATTAACATCGGTGCCTTGTGTTTCTTGGTCCCGGTGTTTGTGttcgctttctttcccttgacCTCGACAGTCGACCGAGAATCGATGAACTGGTGCGTGGTGATGTACGGTGGCATTATGATTATTGCCATTCTATACTACATCTTCCGCGGCCGGCACGTCTATATTCCTCCCGTTGCACTGGTTAAGCGTGACATTTGAGGTTATATACTTTTTACTATGGTTAGCACCAACTAATTCTAATAGGCaatagatagaataggaGAAGATTTTTGTATCGAGTTGTTGTCCCGCAGCTTTTTCCCCTTGtgtctcccttttcttttttttaaagagaaaaaaaaaatctgCTAAACTTCGGCCCCTCAAGGACCTTGCTGCACAGTGCAACGTGATAGTCACCGTCTCTGGGTTCTAGCGAATAATCAGGCCAAACCAACTGGAAGGCCCACCGTAGCTCCACCGACAACCCCCCACATCCATCGTGCTCTTACCCAGAGCCAGATCACTCAGAAGACAGGAATCTCGATAGTCAGGGTCCGCTCGAAGCTTATTACGAAGCCTTCTTGGCGGGAGTGCCGATCCCGTAGTGGAGATACCTGTAAAGGGAAGGACAACTGTGGACGGGGATAAGCAGTAAGCGCATGTAGGGTAGATCAAGTGTGCATTACGAGGCAATGGCCCTTTTCCCCTTGTTGaataacaaagaacaagGTCATTACCAAATACTCAATTAGCTGCATCAGTAGCGTGCGTACAGCAATCTATTATATTAGCGTTAATAACATTTCATATGACATACTCTGTATAGCGGCTTGGCACGTGCATTGCCCTAAGAATAGTGGGTCtgggttttggttgttttcgAGCTCAGCTTATGTCTGTCGATGAATTGTGGAATCCACCTCGATATGAACTCATATTCCACGAATGAAAATTTTTTCGAGGACTACAGCATTATGATTGAAGATCCAGTCCAATTTGCCGAGGTTTATTCGTTCGTGCAGGATTTTGTGGTCAGTCaagcctcaacaccagcccCCCTTCTTTGGACGAGGACGAGTCAGTGTTGGAACACCACATCCTCAACCCCTAACGAACATATGTTTTTAGTAATCTGAAACAAAGCAATAAGAAATACGACGGGACGGGGAAGCAATAGTTCGGGATTACTACCACATATTACCTCTGCACCTAACGCGTCACTAGTTCACCTCCAACTGCTACGGCCTGGGGGCCAAAGGGGACCCATATGTGCGCCGGAGTTGCCGCTGATGTCAAATTTGTCATAAGTTCAGACTCGACTTGTAACCCTGGGAGCCCCGATTGGACGGAATCTTGGTTTGCATGTTAACAGTTGAATACTCGGATGGGGCGGAAGAGCCTACTTGGAGTAAAGATCAAACTTTAATTAAAGAGATACTGGGCCAGTTCGTGGCGGTTGCGTTGCTTCAGGTACCAGTTAAAGTTCATAGAATGTGCTGGATCGTACGATTTTGAGTGTGCGCGATTAGGTGGCTGAGCCTTGTTTGGACTTCTACACTGGTAGATTCTGGCATAGCATGAGCTTCACCTGGGGTGACAGTCATAGAGATTAGCAGACCATCGTCTGCATAGCCCTGCTGGAATAGTTGAAACCTTAAAGATCTGTTATCAGCTCACTAGCAAGTGTAACAGGATTCTACGGCACTTACGGAACAATTTGGAGTCTAATGCAACGATGGAGTCCTTTGCAGGGATTATTCTACAATATGCCGACTTCGTTAAGCCCTAACGTGTTaaaatcaaatcaaagaTCGGGCTTACGGGTCCAGATCGGGCCCGACCATAGACAGAAAAGTAACCTGAGACTCGAAAATGCACTGAGTCTCAATCAATTTCTATAGTCCCCTGGCCCAAAGGGCACGCACCAACAGGCTACTCATGTGGTAGCGCCAGTACCAGGTCTATGGTTCAGGCGAGTCTATTGCATATCATATGGGACACGCAGGCTCCCACGATCGCTACCCTGCTAGAGCAGTTTTAAGTCTCCTGATGCAGAAGACTAACGTTGGTCAATATACATATCAATCATTGACCCGAATCCTTGtcgtactttttttttttgttttcctcaGCTTCCACCCTTGTCGGTGGCCACTTTTTACACCTGCATCGTTCAACGCCGGCTCCCATGGCGCGTTTGATCTAGACAGTACGGCCATTGGAAGATAATGGCTATCAAAGTACCTCCTGGTCAATCACCGCCATTCGAAACGGTTGACGGTGACCACCATGCGGGAATTATCATCATAGTGTCCGCTATTTGTCTGGTGCTGTCGTTGGTGTGTCTGTTAATCCGGCTCTACGTCCGGTTCTTGCTTAGTCCTCCGTTCGGCATCGACGATGTGATTCTTCTTGGGGCGACTGTAAGTGCAGTTCACCACATCGTGCCTTGTGAATTTGGGCACTTGTCATAAGGCACTTCAAATCCACCTTTGCTTATCCCATAAATTCAGGTTTCTGCGGTTGTGGAGTCAATTATTGTTTTTCATGCCGCATCCATCGGATTCGGAACGGCGATCCACCTCCTCGACGATCATGTCGTTAGGAGTATTCAAAATGTAAGTCTACTTTTTTGCTCTTCGATACCACACAAAGTCTCCAGAAAAAAGTTATCTGATACTTCCTCAGTCCGTTGTCGCGAGCGACGTTTTTTACCTCATCACCTTGTACCTTTCAAGATGCTGCGTCGTGGCCATTTATTCACGATTGACGCCTCGGAGAAGACACAAAAATACCCTCTGGGGAATCCTCGCCTTCACAACAGCAGGAATCGTTATCTCCGTCCTTGTGATCACGGTCGACTGCTCACTTAATAAACCGTGGGTGACTCCTAGAGAGCATTGCACCAGCCTGGTACGTATATCACCCAATTCAAGGGTACGCAGCATTGATGGACGTCAGTAATGCTAACAACAACATAGTTTGCACGATGGCAATTCATCACGGCGATTGACATCAGTACCGAAATCGCATTATTCATCTTCTCGGTAGTCTTAATATACGGGCTCCAAATGGCTATCAAGCCAAAGTTAGTGATCATGGTGGCCTTCGCCTCCAGAATTCCGTATGTATCCCATGCTGTCGAACCTGTCCACTGAGCTCTGCCACACCAATACTAATCCAAATGATCCTTAGGCTTGTTGCCTTTGAAGCTGTGCGGCTCTCTGAGTTTCAATCATTCACTTCCTCTCGGAATCCTACCTTCGATGCCATTAGCCATTACACCTGGACGCAAATCGCCCTGAACTACTCCTTAATTGCCTGCACAGCCTTCTGTCTTCGACCATTCATGAATGCCGTCACGACGTCCTACGGTACCGCCGGCGAGTCCAACCTCAGCACAAGTTACCCCTACGCGTCAGACCGTGGTCGCAGCAACCAAGGCAGCTACGCACTACAGTCGCTTCAAAACCGATCCGTTGCTGCACCCGAGCCAGACCTATTCCGGCCGAAGGTTGGAGCCGGAGAGACGACAGTTACCTCTGCTCAACCTGGCTCATCGACGGGGGCCCATTCAGATCGTGATGAACGAAACAGTATCGGGAGCGAGGGCAGTACTAAGATGATCATCAAGAAGGATGTGGAATATACGGTGCATCACTCTCCAAACCCCGATCATTGAGtcgttctttctctcctttcccttttttcttatgTACGAATTTTCATAAAATAGAAACCTGTATAGATACATGCATGGATAACATAATTGCCATGCCAAACGATCTCACGAATAGAAATAGAGACCCAATGTTGGTATTTGCATTCCCTAGCTATTCAAAAAGCTTCGACTATCATTAGTAGCAATAGTAATACTTACCCCTTGTCCGAGAATAGTCCTGCGACAACTATCACAGGCTCTACTCGCTCTACAGCGCTTTGGAAAGTTGCCCAGACTATGCAATTGAGCCACGTTCGGCAACTATCGCGAACACACAGTGCTATACCGTGAGCTTCAGCAATTTACTATTGTATAATACTCTGTACTACATTCGATAATGATAATACAGCTCTATTTATTccgggaaaaggaaaacccGCATTTGGTCTCCACATCGTACTAGACCAACCCCCCTACTTTAGCAATAGTCAGACGTTTACAATTATACAGGGTCTCAAAGTCCATGCATGGTTATAACCGAATATCCCAACGGTCGGATTTATTATCCGACTGGTTGGGATTACTAGGAGTGGTGATCGGCAACTTCCACCGCGTGGCATTCGTAATGGTCTCCACTGACGTCTGGCCGATCCCTCGTCATACGACATTTGTGAAAGAAGCTAAACCATGTGGACAGGTTTCAGTCCCATTCCATGAATCATGTACGTTTAATCAATCTAGAAAGCTCGCTTAAAATCTTTGCATTGCCCAAGGGCACTGTGTACGAGGTCCCGGCTAGCAACAGTTGCCGGCTGAGACGCGAGCCGTTTATTTCCCGATGAGGAACGGGATGTTTCTCCACCGTGTTCGGTTATATATGATAGTTTATATTAAGCCAATTTTTTAGACGAGTAGTTTAGTGGCATGTAGATTAACGAAATATTAATTCATACGTAATTATGTATGTCATGGATCGACAC
This window of the Aspergillus oryzae RIB40 DNA, chromosome 8 genome carries:
- a CDS encoding uncharacterized protein (amino acid transporters) — encoded protein: MVSLNSLKGGPQVSTTYGDEAAQGGHFVPAKYRGTVKDQADMSALGREQVLRVILTLLEQGLTDGGTAGLIWGFLIVACGFLLVFLSLAEMASMAPTSGGQYHWVSEFAPRSCQKFLSYITGWLCAMGWQCAIVSIAFLAGTIIQGLIVLNHEDYVFERWHGTLLVIAITFFGILFNTFLAKKLPFVEVLILILHVVGLFAIIIPLWVLAPRRSAQQVFTEFNNGGGWNSAGTATLVGFSTTITALIGYDCAVHMSEEIKDASETLPKAMITSVLINDCAGFLMLVTICFTLGDIDEVLATPTGYPFIQVFYNATNSLPGTNTMTAILVLTLTASTITELATASRQLWSFARDGGLPFSGFFGYVTPGWNIPLNAVMVSLMVTVLLSLINIGSTTALLAIVTLTIGSLMSSYVITIGCVLLKRIRGEPLPPRRWSLGRFGMAINIGALCFLVPVFVFAFFPLTSTVDRESMNWCVVMYGGIMIIAILYYIFRGRHVYIPPVALVKRDI
- a CDS encoding uncharacterized protein (predicted protein); the protein is MPRGGSCRSPLLVIPTSRIINPTVGIFGYNHAWTLRPCIIVNGGWSSTMWRPNAGFPFPGINRAVLSLSNVVQTHGIALCVRDSCRTWLNCIVWATFQSAVERVEPVIVVAGLFSDKGFLFYENSYIRKKGKERKNDSMIGYCPRSRYCFVHHDLNGPPSMSQVEQR